Proteins found in one Silene latifolia isolate original U9 population unplaced genomic scaffold, ASM4854445v1 scaffold_20.1, whole genome shotgun sequence genomic segment:
- the LOC141638456 gene encoding protein FAR1-RELATED SEQUENCE 5-like: MGSRSSSNVITNDITNKGQMDEVIASKSISEISALNIDVPEIVQDDVVDEAEVIEDAEEEEEEAFGSSNMNRIFGCPTHLKPVIGMVFDNLELGIAFYEAYGKECGFVTRKGSQNNKQGVTTHKTCLCNKAGECEAKGKKHRRQRTRVGCLVRINFKRIANGKYQIYGFVEGHNHMPATPLTMVHLTQTRELNIVHKKMIVDNSKVNKGPVMTYRMFKEYVRGYQNVGASLEDFKNFSRDIKKFLSEEDAQMLIEHFMKIKTMCPSFYFDFEVDEKGRLSHVFWADPISIKNYLLFVDMTSIDTTFRKNKYRMIFAPFTEVDHHKRCVTFGAGLLINESKESFAWLFTRFLEAMGVVILCV; this comes from the exons ATGGGGTCGCGTAGTTCTTCTAATGTCATTACAAATGACATTACAAATAAAGGACAGATGGATGAAGTTATTGCATCTAAATCCATATCAGAAATATCTGCCCTTAACATTGATGTTCCTGAAATCGTACAAG ATGACGTAGTAGACGAGGCAGAGGTAATAGAGgatgcagaggaggaggaggaggaggcgttCGGTTCAAGCAACATGAATCGGATTTTTGGTTGTCCTACCCATCTCAAGCCTGTTATTGGTATGGTCTTTGATAATCTTGAACTCGGTATTGCCTTTTATGAAGCATATGGAAAAGAATGTGGGTTTGTGACTAGAAAAGGCTCACAAAATAATAAACAGGGTGTCACTACACATAAAACTTGTTTGTGTAATAAGGCTGGAGAATGTGAAGCCAAAGGCAAAAaacaccgtaggcaaaggactaggGTAGGTTGCCTTGTTAGGATTAACTTTAAACGAATTGCTAACGGTAAATACCAAATTTATGGTTTTGTTGAAGGGCATAATCATATGCCAGCTACACCATTAACAATGGTACATCTGACGCAAACGAGAGAATTGAATATAGTTCATAAAAAAATGATAGTTGACAACTCAAAGGTTAACAAAGGTCCAGTTATGACCTATAGGATGTTTAAGGAGTATGTTAGAGGTTATCAGAATGTGGGTGCTTCATTGGAAGACTTTAAAAACTTTTCAAGGGATATCAAAAAGTTCTTGTCAGAAGAGGATGCTCAAATGCTTATTGagcattttatgaaaataaaaacaATGTGTCCATCCTTTTACTTTGACTTTGAGGTAGATGAGAAGGGTAGATTGTCACATGTTTTCTGGGCTGACCCTATTAGTATAAAAAATTATTTGCTATTTGTGGATATGACATCCATTGACACTACCTTTAGGAAAAATAAGTATAGAATGATATTCGCCCCTTTCACAGAGGTGGATCATCATAAGAGATGTGTGACCTTTGGGGCTGGGCTTCTTATTAATGAGAGCAAGGAGTCATTTGCTTGGTTATTTACGAGATTCCTAGAAGCTATGGGGGTCGTTATCCTGTGTGTATAA
- the LOC141638455 gene encoding protein FAR1-RELATED SEQUENCE 1-like, with product MWHILKKLPEKVGPVICRETEFLKEINLCVWGEDVEPAEFEERWTANVEAHGLSDNEWLQGKYGIRQFWIPAYFHLEKHAAETYTLRIFEEFKVEIKAACFTCAIADKEKDKNHAILYIDVKDRDRKKAYKVGYKTAEVKLVCNCKKFERHGILCRHILCVLKDYGFEKIPSEYLLNRWSKLATCQPIFNSDGQFLADCRSVDAQKNKLIELLSEMFTCVSLVEQSPVNCDELLTILRGFKERVLAETTRSVADDGGNSSIGKKRDKNAEIGMLLGTSVPSEITILPTRQCKNKGSGKRMISQRERAGEVNKKPLRRCKACGQMANHDSRNCDRPKDY from the exons atgtggcacatattGAAGAAGTTGCCAGAGAAGGTAGGGCCTGTGATATGTAGAGAAACTGAGTTTTTGAAAGAGATAAACTTATGTGTTTGGGGCGAAGATGTGGAGCCTGCTGAATTTGAGGAAAGATGGACAGCCAATGTGGAAGCTCATGGGTTGTCGGATAATGAGTGGCTTCAGGGAAAGTATGGCATTAGACAATTTTGGATTCCAGCTTACTTCC ACCTAGAAAAGCATGCAGCCGAAACCTACACTCTGAGAATTTTCGAGGAGTTCAAAGTGGAAATAAAAGCAGCATGCTTTACATGTGCCATTGCGgacaaagaaaaagataagaatcaTGCAATTCTCTACATAGACGTCAAGGATCGTGACAGAAAGAAAGCCTATAAGGTGGGTTATAAGACAGCTGAAGTGAAACTAGTATGCAATTGCAAGAAATTTGAACGACATGGAATACTTTGTCGACATATTCTCTGTGTCCTTAAAGATTATGGTTTTGAGAAAATTCCAAGCGAATATCTACTTAATAGGTGGAGCAAACTAGCAACCTGCCAGCCAATCTTCAATTCTGATGGGCAGTTTCTTGCTGATTGCAGATCAGTCGATGCACAAAAGAACAAACTGATTGAATTGTTGTCAGAAATGTTCACTTGTGTATCACTAGTTGAACAGAGTCCTGTTAATTGTGATGAGTTACTAACCATTTTACGCGGGTTCAAGGAAAGGGTACTTGCAGAAACAACACGTAGTGTCGCTGATGATGGTGGTAATAGTAGTATTGGAAAGAAAAGGGACAAAAATGCGGAAATTGGAATGCTCTTGGGTACAAGTGTGCCTAGCGAAATTACAATTTTGCCTACAAGACAATGCAAAAACAAAGGCTCGGGAAAAAGAATGATTTCACAAAGAGAAAGAGCGGGGGAAGTCAATAAGAAACCACTAAGAAGATGCAAGGCTTGTGGGCAGATGGCGAACCACGACAGCAGGAATTGTGACCGACCAAAGGATTACTGA